Proteins encoded in a region of the Natator depressus isolate rNatDep1 chromosome 23, rNatDep2.hap1, whole genome shotgun sequence genome:
- the FAM120C gene encoding constitutive coactivator of PPAR-gamma-like protein 2 isoform X1 has protein sequence MGVQGFQEFVEKRCPGAVVPVDLLKLARAAGVRGGPPYCSLAGYLQPLPGPYPPPLATHSQHAPGLATVAHSQHAPGLATVAHSQHAPGLATVAAHSQHASGLTAHSQHAPGLATAAHSQHALGLATVAHSQHAPGLATVAAHSQHASGLTAHSQHAPGLATVAAHSQHAPGLATVAAHSQHAPGLASACPARLLVDADSALQRLYGGYQTDWVCGGQWNAMVGYLAALSQACLYQGGLELAVIFNGGLGKERLPEWGRKAQAERQTAQLIAGHVGNKGTPPPRAWFLPPACLGHCVRLAMIRFRVKVFQSLEDHHLEVVSFFRERGFHGLLAHDSEFALASLPCYFSAHALKLSWNGKSLTTNQFLMHQVAKQLGLKVSSFPIFAALLGNHILPDEDLAAFHWSLLGPDHPLASLKVASRPLAPPRSSLVRAHQLVLPPCDVVIKAVSEYVSAIKDPYNLDALGRDVFKHSQSRTEDKIERFKKAVNYYSVTAKMPPAPVGPSSFVLPGYGSNHFGGAAPAQHSPVGSLPMGKPMFPHHLGPKMQYQPPAPPSSSSSSAASFPPGPSASLLFSPHPLGDVPPFNEDPILKGGEFNSWPSAYDAKFPPHHRGPKPSPSSGPASSPSSSSDGEEHNGGSANHISEVLQPKSGWEGPGAEKLSRGWGQAGGSGDTDGPLAGPEPSIPSLLSMATRSHMDITTPPLPPVAPEVLRVAEHRHRRGLMYPSIYHVLTKGEIKLPVCIEDECNTELPPAAVLFRGARQHIYGVLFGVAENQRRVERLAIRRRIPTEVPPVIIKEWAAYKGKSPQTPELVSALAFREWTCPNLRKLWLGKAVEDKNRRMRAFLACLRADTPGMLNPANVPTHLLLMCCVLRYMIQWPGGRILHRHELDVFLAQAVSSQLYEPDHLQELKIEKLDARGVQLAALFMSGVDTALFANDACGQPVPWEHCCPWIYFDGKLFQSKLIKATRDRAPLIDLCDGQTEQAAKVERMRQSILEGVNFNRQAPPPLLPPPPFVPAMAAPFYSMPLYPRTTGSAPLPPPGRSRGFTGLHPIPPQGGKLEIAGMVVGQWAGSKPSRGRGSFGMQVVSVGGPGKGRSRDGSGKLPKGNKKLSKQGSLEGAAKAAELQSGQSPLQVNGDEDSGGGPCPPVPSQCALARDADPCSDEGQYCGRLAQEVDRGPDTKLPLPALQKEE, from the exons ATGGGGGTCCAGGGCTTCCAGGAGTTCGTGGAGAAGCGGTGCCCAGGTGCCGTGGTGCCCGTCGACCTGCTCAAGCTGGCCCGGGCGGCGGGGGTCCGTGGGGGGCCCCCCTACTGCAGCCTGGCCGGCTACCTCCAGCCGCTGCCTGGGCCCTACCCACCGCCTCTCGCGACCCACTCCCAGCATGCTCCGGGGCTGGCGACAGTAGCTCATTCCCAGCATGCTCCGGGGCTGGCGACGGTAGCTCATTCCCAGCATGCTCCGGGGCTGGCGACAGTGGCGGCTCACTCCCAGCATGCTTCGGGGCTGACAGCCCACTCCCAGCATGCTCCGGGGCTGGCGACGGCGGCCCACTCCCAGCATGCTCTGGGGCTGGCGACGGTAGCTCATTCCCAGCATGCTCCGGGGCTGGCGACAGTGGCGGCTCACTCCCAGCATGCTTCGGGGCTGACAGCCCACTCCCAGCATGCTCCGGGGCTGGCGACGGTGGCGGCTCACTCCCAGCATGCTCCGGGGCTGGCGACGGTGGCGGCTCACTCCCAGCATGCTCCGGGGCTGGCGTCGGCCTGCCCGGCCCGGCTGCTGGTGGACGCGGACTCGGCCCTGCAGCGGCTGTATGGCGGCTACCAGACAGACTGGGTGTGCGGTGGCCAGTGGAACGCCATGGTGGGCTACCTGGCGGCCCTGTCCCAGGCCTGCCTCTACCAGGGCGGGCTGGAGCTGGCAGTCATCTTCAACGGCGGGCTGGGCAAGGAGCGGCTGCCCGAGTGGGGCCGTAAGGCCCAGGCCGAGCGGCAGACGGCCCAGCTCATCGCTGGCCACgtgggcaacaagggcacgccGCCCCCCCGCGCCTGgttcctgccccctgcctgcctggGGCACTGTGTCCGCCTGGCCATGATCCGCTTCCGGGTCAAG GTCTTCCAGAGCCTGGAGGACCATCACCTGGAGGTGGTGTCCTTCTTCCGGGAGCGTGGCTTCCACGGGCTGCTGGCCCACGACTCGGAGTTCGCCCTGGCCAGCCTGCCCTGCTACTTCAGCGCCCACGCCCTGAAGCTGAGCTGGAACGGCAAGAGCCTCACCACCAATCAGTTCCTCATGCACCAGGTGGCCAAGCAGCTGGGCCTGAAGGTCTCCAGCTTCCCCATCTTCGCCGCCCTGCTGG GTAACCACATCCTCCCGGACGAGGACCTGGCTGCTTTCCACTGGAGCTTGCTGGGGCCAGACCACCCACTGGCATCGCTCAAGGTAGCCTCACGgcccctggctccaccccgcAGCAGCCTG GTCCGAGCCCACCAGCTGGTGTTGCCCCCCTGCGACGTGGTGATCAAGGCTGTCTCGGAGTATGTCAGCGCCATCAAAGACCCCTACAATCTGGATGCCTTGGGGAGAGACGTCTTCAAACACTCTCAG TCCAGGACGGAGGATAAGATCGAGCGCTTCAAGAAAGCCGTGAACTATTATTCGGTGACTGCCAAGATGCCACCGGCTCCTGTGGGCCCATCCTCGTTTGTAC TGCCAGGCTATGGATCCAACCACTTCGGAGGAGCAGCCCCTGCACAGCACAGCCCGGTGGGATCCCTCCCCATGGGGAAGCCGATG ttcccccaccacctggggccaaagATGCAGTACCAGCCACcggcccctccctcctcctcctcctcctcagccgcCTCCTTCCCCCCGGGCCCCAGTGCcagcctcctcttctccccacacccgCTCGGAGACGTGCCCCCCTTTAACGAGGACCCGATCCTGAAGGGCGGCGAGTTCAACAGCTGGCCCAGCGCCTACGACGCCAAGTTCCCCCCCCACCACCGTGGCCCCAAGCCCTCCCCTTCCTCCGGgccagcctcctccccctcctcctcctccgatgGCGAAGAGCACAACGGGGGCAGTGCCAA CCACATCTCCGAGGTGCTGCAGCCCAAGTCTGGCTGGGAGGGGCCCGGTGCCGAGAAGCTgagccggggctgggggcaggcggggggctccgGCGACACCGACGGGCCCCTGGCTGGGCCTGAGCCCTCCATCCCCTCGCTGCTTTCCATGGCCACCCGCAGCCACATGGACATAACCACCCCCCCGTTGCCCCCTGTCGCCCCTGAGGTCCTGCGGGTGGCTGAGCACCGGCACCGACGCGGCCTCATGTACCCCTCCATCTACCATGTTCTTACCAAG GGCGAGATCAAGCTCCCGGTGTGCATCGAGGATGAGTGTAATACTGAGTTGCCTCCAGCCGCCGTCCTCTTCCGCGGCGCCCGCCAGCATATCTATGGGGTGCTGTTCGGCGTGGCTGAGAACCAGCGCCGGGTGGAGCGCCTGGCCATCCGCCGCCGCATCCCCACGGAAG TGCCGCCTGTGATCATCAAGGAGTGGGCGGCGTACAAGGGGAAGTCCCCGCAGACGCCAGAGCTGGTCTCGGCCCTGGCCTTCCGCGAGTGGACCTGCCCCAACCTGCGGAAGCTGTGGCTGGGGAAGGCGGTGGAGGACAAGAACCGGCGCATGAGGGCCTTCCTGGCCTGCCTGCGGGCCGACACGCCCGGCATGTTGAACCCCGCCAACGTACCCACGCACCTGCTGCTGATGTGCTGCGTGCTACG TTACATGATCCAGTGGCCCGGAGGGAGGATCCTTCATAGGCACGAGCTGGACGTGTTCCTGGCTCAGGCGGTTTCTTCTCAGCTCTACGAGCCGGATCATCTGCAGGAGCTGAAG ATCGAGAAGCTGGATGCCCGGGGCGTGCAACTGGCAGCCCTTTTCATGAGTGGAGTAGATACGGCTCTGTTTGCCAACGACGCCTGTGGGCAGCCGGTGCCCTGGGAACACTGCTGCCCCTGGATCTACTTCGATGGCAAACTCTTCCAGAGCAAGCTCATCAAAGCCACCCGTGACAGGGCTCCCCTCATTGATCTGTGTGACGGACAG ACGGAGCAGGCGGCCAAAGTGGAGAGGATGAGACAGAGCATCCTGGAGGGCGTGAACTTCAAccgccaggccccgccccctctgctcccaccccctccctttgTGCCTGCCATGGCTGCGCCCTTCTATTCGATGCCCCTCTACCCCCGCACCACGGGCTCTGCGCCGCTGCCACCCCCTGGGAGGAGCAGAGGGTTCACAG GTCTCCACCCCATCCCGCCTCAGGGGGGCAAGCTGGAGATCGCCGGCATGGTCGTTGGCCAGTGGGCGGGCAGTAAGCCCTCGCGGGGGCGGGGCTCCTTTGGGATGCAGGTGGTGTCTGTCGGGGGGCCAGGCAAGGG ACGCAGTCGAGACGGGTCTGGAAAACTCCCCAAAGGAAACAAGAAACTGAGCAAGCAG GGCTCATTGGAGGGAGCAGCCAAAGCAGCGGAGTTGCAGAGCGGGCAGTCCCCGTTGCAGGTGAATGGGGACGAGGATTCGGGGGgcggtccctgccccccagtcccaTCACAATGTGCCTTAGCCAGAGACGCTGATCCCTGCAGTGACGAGGGCCAGTACTGCGGGCGGCTGGCCCAAGAGGTGGATCGCGGCCCCGACACCAAgctgcccctcccagctctgcagaaGGAAGAGTGA
- the FAM120C gene encoding constitutive coactivator of PPAR-gamma-like protein 2 isoform X2 — MGVQGFQEFVEKRCPGAVVPVDLLKLARAAGVRGGPPYCSLAGYLQPLPGPYPPPLATHSQHAPGLATVAHSQHAPGLATVAHSQHAPGLATVAAHSQHASGLTAHSQHAPGLATAAHSQHALGLATVAHSQHAPGLATVAAHSQHASGLTAHSQHAPGLATVAAHSQHAPGLATVAAHSQHAPGLASACPARLLVDADSALQRLYGGYQTDWVCGGQWNAMVGYLAALSQACLYQGGLELAVIFNGGLGKERLPEWGRKAQAERQTAQLIAGHVGNKGTPPPRAWFLPPACLGHCVRLAMIRFRVKVFQSLEDHHLEVVSFFRERGFHGLLAHDSEFALASLPCYFSAHALKLSWNGKSLTTNQFLMHQVAKQLGLKVSSFPIFAALLGNHILPDEDLAAFHWSLLGPDHPLASLKVRAHQLVLPPCDVVIKAVSEYVSAIKDPYNLDALGRDVFKHSQSRTEDKIERFKKAVNYYSVTAKMPPAPVGPSSFVLPGYGSNHFGGAAPAQHSPVGSLPMGKPMFPHHLGPKMQYQPPAPPSSSSSSAASFPPGPSASLLFSPHPLGDVPPFNEDPILKGGEFNSWPSAYDAKFPPHHRGPKPSPSSGPASSPSSSSDGEEHNGGSANHISEVLQPKSGWEGPGAEKLSRGWGQAGGSGDTDGPLAGPEPSIPSLLSMATRSHMDITTPPLPPVAPEVLRVAEHRHRRGLMYPSIYHVLTKGEIKLPVCIEDECNTELPPAAVLFRGARQHIYGVLFGVAENQRRVERLAIRRRIPTEVPPVIIKEWAAYKGKSPQTPELVSALAFREWTCPNLRKLWLGKAVEDKNRRMRAFLACLRADTPGMLNPANVPTHLLLMCCVLRYMIQWPGGRILHRHELDVFLAQAVSSQLYEPDHLQELKIEKLDARGVQLAALFMSGVDTALFANDACGQPVPWEHCCPWIYFDGKLFQSKLIKATRDRAPLIDLCDGQTEQAAKVERMRQSILEGVNFNRQAPPPLLPPPPFVPAMAAPFYSMPLYPRTTGSAPLPPPGRSRGFTGLHPIPPQGGKLEIAGMVVGQWAGSKPSRGRGSFGMQVVSVGGPGKGRSRDGSGKLPKGNKKLSKQGSLEGAAKAAELQSGQSPLQVNGDEDSGGGPCPPVPSQCALARDADPCSDEGQYCGRLAQEVDRGPDTKLPLPALQKEE; from the exons ATGGGGGTCCAGGGCTTCCAGGAGTTCGTGGAGAAGCGGTGCCCAGGTGCCGTGGTGCCCGTCGACCTGCTCAAGCTGGCCCGGGCGGCGGGGGTCCGTGGGGGGCCCCCCTACTGCAGCCTGGCCGGCTACCTCCAGCCGCTGCCTGGGCCCTACCCACCGCCTCTCGCGACCCACTCCCAGCATGCTCCGGGGCTGGCGACAGTAGCTCATTCCCAGCATGCTCCGGGGCTGGCGACGGTAGCTCATTCCCAGCATGCTCCGGGGCTGGCGACAGTGGCGGCTCACTCCCAGCATGCTTCGGGGCTGACAGCCCACTCCCAGCATGCTCCGGGGCTGGCGACGGCGGCCCACTCCCAGCATGCTCTGGGGCTGGCGACGGTAGCTCATTCCCAGCATGCTCCGGGGCTGGCGACAGTGGCGGCTCACTCCCAGCATGCTTCGGGGCTGACAGCCCACTCCCAGCATGCTCCGGGGCTGGCGACGGTGGCGGCTCACTCCCAGCATGCTCCGGGGCTGGCGACGGTGGCGGCTCACTCCCAGCATGCTCCGGGGCTGGCGTCGGCCTGCCCGGCCCGGCTGCTGGTGGACGCGGACTCGGCCCTGCAGCGGCTGTATGGCGGCTACCAGACAGACTGGGTGTGCGGTGGCCAGTGGAACGCCATGGTGGGCTACCTGGCGGCCCTGTCCCAGGCCTGCCTCTACCAGGGCGGGCTGGAGCTGGCAGTCATCTTCAACGGCGGGCTGGGCAAGGAGCGGCTGCCCGAGTGGGGCCGTAAGGCCCAGGCCGAGCGGCAGACGGCCCAGCTCATCGCTGGCCACgtgggcaacaagggcacgccGCCCCCCCGCGCCTGgttcctgccccctgcctgcctggGGCACTGTGTCCGCCTGGCCATGATCCGCTTCCGGGTCAAG GTCTTCCAGAGCCTGGAGGACCATCACCTGGAGGTGGTGTCCTTCTTCCGGGAGCGTGGCTTCCACGGGCTGCTGGCCCACGACTCGGAGTTCGCCCTGGCCAGCCTGCCCTGCTACTTCAGCGCCCACGCCCTGAAGCTGAGCTGGAACGGCAAGAGCCTCACCACCAATCAGTTCCTCATGCACCAGGTGGCCAAGCAGCTGGGCCTGAAGGTCTCCAGCTTCCCCATCTTCGCCGCCCTGCTGG GTAACCACATCCTCCCGGACGAGGACCTGGCTGCTTTCCACTGGAGCTTGCTGGGGCCAGACCACCCACTGGCATCGCTCAAG GTCCGAGCCCACCAGCTGGTGTTGCCCCCCTGCGACGTGGTGATCAAGGCTGTCTCGGAGTATGTCAGCGCCATCAAAGACCCCTACAATCTGGATGCCTTGGGGAGAGACGTCTTCAAACACTCTCAG TCCAGGACGGAGGATAAGATCGAGCGCTTCAAGAAAGCCGTGAACTATTATTCGGTGACTGCCAAGATGCCACCGGCTCCTGTGGGCCCATCCTCGTTTGTAC TGCCAGGCTATGGATCCAACCACTTCGGAGGAGCAGCCCCTGCACAGCACAGCCCGGTGGGATCCCTCCCCATGGGGAAGCCGATG ttcccccaccacctggggccaaagATGCAGTACCAGCCACcggcccctccctcctcctcctcctcctcagccgcCTCCTTCCCCCCGGGCCCCAGTGCcagcctcctcttctccccacacccgCTCGGAGACGTGCCCCCCTTTAACGAGGACCCGATCCTGAAGGGCGGCGAGTTCAACAGCTGGCCCAGCGCCTACGACGCCAAGTTCCCCCCCCACCACCGTGGCCCCAAGCCCTCCCCTTCCTCCGGgccagcctcctccccctcctcctcctccgatgGCGAAGAGCACAACGGGGGCAGTGCCAA CCACATCTCCGAGGTGCTGCAGCCCAAGTCTGGCTGGGAGGGGCCCGGTGCCGAGAAGCTgagccggggctgggggcaggcggggggctccgGCGACACCGACGGGCCCCTGGCTGGGCCTGAGCCCTCCATCCCCTCGCTGCTTTCCATGGCCACCCGCAGCCACATGGACATAACCACCCCCCCGTTGCCCCCTGTCGCCCCTGAGGTCCTGCGGGTGGCTGAGCACCGGCACCGACGCGGCCTCATGTACCCCTCCATCTACCATGTTCTTACCAAG GGCGAGATCAAGCTCCCGGTGTGCATCGAGGATGAGTGTAATACTGAGTTGCCTCCAGCCGCCGTCCTCTTCCGCGGCGCCCGCCAGCATATCTATGGGGTGCTGTTCGGCGTGGCTGAGAACCAGCGCCGGGTGGAGCGCCTGGCCATCCGCCGCCGCATCCCCACGGAAG TGCCGCCTGTGATCATCAAGGAGTGGGCGGCGTACAAGGGGAAGTCCCCGCAGACGCCAGAGCTGGTCTCGGCCCTGGCCTTCCGCGAGTGGACCTGCCCCAACCTGCGGAAGCTGTGGCTGGGGAAGGCGGTGGAGGACAAGAACCGGCGCATGAGGGCCTTCCTGGCCTGCCTGCGGGCCGACACGCCCGGCATGTTGAACCCCGCCAACGTACCCACGCACCTGCTGCTGATGTGCTGCGTGCTACG TTACATGATCCAGTGGCCCGGAGGGAGGATCCTTCATAGGCACGAGCTGGACGTGTTCCTGGCTCAGGCGGTTTCTTCTCAGCTCTACGAGCCGGATCATCTGCAGGAGCTGAAG ATCGAGAAGCTGGATGCCCGGGGCGTGCAACTGGCAGCCCTTTTCATGAGTGGAGTAGATACGGCTCTGTTTGCCAACGACGCCTGTGGGCAGCCGGTGCCCTGGGAACACTGCTGCCCCTGGATCTACTTCGATGGCAAACTCTTCCAGAGCAAGCTCATCAAAGCCACCCGTGACAGGGCTCCCCTCATTGATCTGTGTGACGGACAG ACGGAGCAGGCGGCCAAAGTGGAGAGGATGAGACAGAGCATCCTGGAGGGCGTGAACTTCAAccgccaggccccgccccctctgctcccaccccctccctttgTGCCTGCCATGGCTGCGCCCTTCTATTCGATGCCCCTCTACCCCCGCACCACGGGCTCTGCGCCGCTGCCACCCCCTGGGAGGAGCAGAGGGTTCACAG GTCTCCACCCCATCCCGCCTCAGGGGGGCAAGCTGGAGATCGCCGGCATGGTCGTTGGCCAGTGGGCGGGCAGTAAGCCCTCGCGGGGGCGGGGCTCCTTTGGGATGCAGGTGGTGTCTGTCGGGGGGCCAGGCAAGGG ACGCAGTCGAGACGGGTCTGGAAAACTCCCCAAAGGAAACAAGAAACTGAGCAAGCAG GGCTCATTGGAGGGAGCAGCCAAAGCAGCGGAGTTGCAGAGCGGGCAGTCCCCGTTGCAGGTGAATGGGGACGAGGATTCGGGGGgcggtccctgccccccagtcccaTCACAATGTGCCTTAGCCAGAGACGCTGATCCCTGCAGTGACGAGGGCCAGTACTGCGGGCGGCTGGCCCAAGAGGTGGATCGCGGCCCCGACACCAAgctgcccctcccagctctgcagaaGGAAGAGTGA